GTAATAAtccaaagaaggagaggagaggtaaaaaGACGAGTAAGAGCTAAAACGTCCTTTTGCTTGCAAGGTCACCATCCACAGGTCAAGTTATACATCacgtttttgtttttaaatgcatacatttacattttgacaACAGTGACACCTGCattgaaaaataaatgttaaGTCTACATCCAATTTGCACACAACTACATGACTCGcagaacacagacagtcacacagctCTCATAGACCTGAGCCTCCTGGTAccagtttttttctctctctatatacaaaGAAAGTTTATTCACAGGATAACGCCATTGTACCTTGGCACACTCCTCACACATTACAGAATATGGACACAGTGTTATTTGATATGATGTTCTTGGTTACAAAGCATTCTGGGTGGTCTCGAGGACCAATACAAAATGTTAAAAACAAATAGATAACTTTACAAACTTGAGGAAATGTACTGAAAAAATGAAAAGCATtcaggagagagtggaggatgaGCGGGTTCGTAAACCTCTGGCTGAGTGAAACCACTCATATCCACCACAGGGACTAAGTGGAAAACAAGCAGAAGGATTCTTTTCCATTCACAGGGGAATTAGGCTGGAACAGGGAGAAAGGTATGTGCACTCAAAaaaattacaaatacattttttttaaagcaataaTGTTAGACCATGGTTTTTGCCATTTATTTCTAAGGCTTTACTTAACAAAAAGTATCATTTTATTTCCTATTCTGCACAGCATGCTCTAATTAAGCAATGAAGCCAGAGGTGTGGTATATGCCCGACATAGCACAAACCCCAAGGCGccatattgctattataaacgggttaccaatgtaattagatcAGTAAAAATAAGTGATTTGTCATAACCGTGGTATGCGGTCTGATaaaccacggctttcagccaatcagcattcagggctcaaactacCCAGTCTATAATTTAATAATaatttaatatatgccatttagcagacgcttttatccaaagcgattatAATTCACAGTAAACTTTCCGTCACAATATACATTGAGTCATTCAAGTGTTGTGGCATTGAATACTTCTCTAATGATGTAATTCAATTGTTTTAGTATCATTCTAAAGCAAGAATGATGAAAATAAAAAATTTGTCTATTGAGTTTGTTGGCCAAAGCAGGTGTTGCTTTAAAACATTTCAACCTAAAAACACCTGTAGCACACCGTTTTATCCCGAGGCCAGTCCCACATCTTAAACAATGAGTAAAAGCTATACAGAAGAAATTACTGGGGGCAAATGTGTTTATTGACAATTGTGTGATATGTAATATTTCAAGATTTTACTGGGACTGGCTGAACTGACTCAAGCATTTCCGACCTCTCTACCACCAGGAGGCGCTACTCCGAGGTTTAGGGCACTGTTGGCCTGGGATTTACTCACTGCGTAGGAATTCCCCTGAACATGCCCCAGGTCAAACATTCCCTGTTAGCGCCCACCCCTCATATAGTACTTGGTCCTGGTGCTCAAAATCAAAGACGAAGCAGCAGCGAGACATCCCACTCCCTCATTCTTTGTTGACATTATTCAATAaagtagaccagacccagctgctatcaCTGACATTGGTGTCGATGAGAGATCCCCCCTGTTCAGCAGACTGAAACGGACTATTTTTTCCCCCAATGGTAAACGGCCTGAAGTGAACCATCTTCACAAATCCACCACCTCTGCTCAGAATCACGTGATGCAGTCGAGACAAGAAAgccatgaggcatttataaaaaataataaaagataTTTATGTTTGCAGATGTGATGTCACTGGAGAAGAacgataatatatatatatttttttacattatgTGATTTCACTTGTGGCCCCGTCAGGACATCCCAGTCATATGTGAATTTCTGCCACATTCAGAACACGGAATTCTCAGACTTTCATTCAAGACAACAGGGAACTCAAAGGAAAAAAGCGGATGGATTTTCTTCTCCAAAAGTCATCCAACTCATAATTCTGCTtcaggaactctggcctctttctagagctgacTTTCCCAATTGGCAGATCACAAACATCGGGATTTGACATTCTTCCCCCACCAGAGTTCACAGTTTGTCTTGAACGATCCGAAAGTCCCGCTTAGTTTTACACACCAACTTAGCCCAATTTAGTACATGAACAGACAGCTCTGCATGGACAGGAAGCAGCAGGGGATATTAGCGTGACAGTTGTGATTTCCTGTTAGGCTATGTTCCCTGTCAATCAAACAGACTTGTCTGTTTAACATGCATGGTCATATGTGCACAGTATAGTGTGATATGTTCACTAAGCACAAGCTATGTACAAACACCTATGAGATACTTCTCATATTCAGaataaagatgaaaaagcctCTACGAGTGAGAGCAACTTATCACATGACCATCAAACCCAGCAAATAACAGAGCAAAGAGAGCCTTTTAAATCCAGAAAAGTGAGATTAAGAGTCAATGAAGTAGATTAGTTTTAAAAAGCCACCCAGAACACAGGAGGGCAGTACAGACTAAAGGTATGACAGCTAAGACTCATACAGGACAAACATGCAGAACTGAAACCTAGCAGCCATTCAGATCATAGgagcaaaaaaaatatttgaacaaTAAGACAGAATTAAACTAAAtgtacccagagagagagagagaacgtgtgaCAGTTTTACAGTACCATGTTTGTTTCTCAGATAAGTGAACCCTGACAAACTCACAAATAGGCTTCCGCAGGTGCTACCGCAATGCAGAGGACTGGTCTTTAAAATTGGCGTTAGATTTAATTGACTATATGGAACTAAAAAGAGGTCATAAAATACAAACGTGCTAATGAACCTAGCTCAGTATGGTTGACCTGAGTATGTTCTACAGCTGAGGGTGAACTCCAGCTTCTCTAACCATATGTTCACCTGAGCATACGGTCCCTTGCGCCTGTTGCGCCAAAAGGGTGCAAGTTTATCCGAAAAATAAACAAGAAAACAATGATATGTAGTCCTCAAAAAGACAAAAACATACCACTGGTTTGTGAATAAGCAGTTTGGTCACAATCAAACATTTCAAAAGAGCAAATGTAAAATGAAACTAAAACCAAATTAAAGGAATAAACGCTCCACTAAATAAAAATGTCGAGCAACAGGGGGCGACTGGCCAGTCATCGTGGGTGTGTGTCTTCCATGTGGAGCGAGAGCACAGGAGCGTTGACCGCACCCCTCATGACACGTTGGTGCTCGTTATGACACGTTGGTGCTCTTTATGACACGTTGGTGCTCTTTATGACACGTTGGTGCTCTTTATGACACGTTGGTGCTCTTTATGACACGTTGGTGCTCTTTATGACAAGTTGGAGGTGGAGAAGAGGCAGCTTTGGGGATGAGATGGGAAATGCCAGTAGGATACTGCTGACCTGCAAAACTACCCAAAATCTAAAACTAACCCTGACCGTTACCAATTCTGAAAATAAAAGTCGGTTTGCAGGTCAGGAGTGTCCGTATAGCCTTTCCCGTGGGAGAGCGGTTGGGACACAGACAGGCGTGGCTACGCAGTCTTAGTTATGTTCTCTCCCTCCTTGGAGGTCCAAAGCTCCTTGTGCTGCTTGCGGCCAAAGCCCTCATCATAGTTGCCTTTGCTCTTGAAGAGCTGCTGGAAGTGCGGCTTGCAGTAGAAATCACCCGAAAGGGCAGCAAATGTGCCcaggctgcagggagggaggggcagaatATAAACAAAAGAACACAGTTTCATATGGAGTAATTGAGTGAGAGAGTCTCACCTGAGTTTGGTGTTGCAGTGTTTGCAGCAGAAACAGGCCGAGTGGAATATCAGGTTGTTAGCCACCAATCTCTCCATGGGGTAGACGGTCTTCTCACATGACGAGCACACCTCCCTCGGTGTCTTGAAGCTGAAGGACTATGCACATGAACAAAACCCACACCGTTACTATGGCTTCAAACATGTGTTTCAATGGATACATGAACcatcatctcaacttgctcagtTGTCTAGAACCAATCTATCGAAATGAGTTGCTGTTGAGAGCATGTGAAAACATATACTGGTATATAAACTGTAGTTCCATTATGGATGACGTTTAAATGACATCTGAGTAAAGGTCAGTAGGGTGAAATACACTgggccagacagacaggtaatggAGAGGGATAGTGATTAAAAGATAATGTCCTACTGGGTAGAAACCGGGACAAAGGAGGGGGTGATAATGGAGGTATATTTACTTTGGAGCGCTGGACAGGTTTATCTTCAGGGGCATTTCTGTTGTCCTGGAATACAAATGAGTAAACCTCAGTACTTTCCTATTTAGTGTTATTACAACAGAAGTGTAAGCATTCAGGATTTCCCCTGTTATATTGACAAGACCATGTCCATAATATCCCTCTCATCTCAGTCGTTTCcccactcctgctctctcccgCCCAGCAGCTCCATCTGTCAGTGTACTGTACTCCCCAGAGGGCAGGTCAGCTACCTTCTGTCTGGACATGTGAGTAGGTACACTGAACACACAATCATAGGGAAGCACAACCATTTCAAATATAAACCCCAAGCGTGACATTACGGACATCCTCTGGATGCTCTCGACTTGCACACCGCACAGCGGTATAAGAAAGCAACCAATGCCACTGTTACACTACATCACTAAACTGGAATTCTGATGTACAACTTTGagtcaataaaaaaaaaacatttgttcaAACCTTACAACAGTTCAGTGTGAGATCTTGGCCTTAACAGAGAGCACCATTCAGGGCTATAGAACTAAAGGCCTTATGTAATGGAGGCCCGTCTCATTTCTCTACTCGTGGCTCCAAAGCCCCACACTCTGACACAAACATCCATGGACTTCCTGCTTCAACTTGACTCTACAGAGAGGCCCTGAACACTCATTCCTCTCCATGACAACTGCATTATACCGTACACAAACAAGTTACTTTCAACATACAAACATGAACTCCTAGACCCTACTGTCGGCACCGACTCCCTGTCAAAACCCATGAGGGCAGGATAGGTATCATATTGTCTGCCATATTGCTAACAGATGTTGACCTAGCAGATTATTGTGGAGTGGCTTAGAGTCGGTTTGAAACTAGGTCACAAAAGACCACAGGGCAGACATAGGTCAAGCAATTGGTCTCAGCTGTCACACCTTGCTCCAAACACACCTGGTGAAGAACTATACTTCAAAACTATACGACCGACAGGCTTCAGAACTTTCTCCACATTGACGTCCACGCCCTGAAGCTGGACtagcagatagacacacacattcAGGCAGACTCACTGTAAAGGCTGTGTCCACTTGTGTGCAGGCCAGACTGCTCTCTGGGAAAGTCCACTGCTGACATCTAAACCCTGACTGTTATGGAAGGAGATTGGTGGTAGTAGTCAGGGGGGGCTCATTTGACAGACAACTGTGCGACAGCCCTTTCATGAAGCCCGTGCAACAGAAAGGAGGATATTTAGGCTACATTCACACACATTGAAGAGAAGTGGACACACAGAGCACTGATCCACAGGGATATGGGTTGTTTACAACAAATCCAGCTCCTCATTGTGTCTGCTCAATTAGAACGCGTTGGAACGGCCCGAAAAACTCTATTAAACTGAAATAATGTTGAGCCGTTACAAGCGGTTCAGAGTGAAACCCATCAGACACTGATTCAATCATGTTGCACTTCACAACTGGCAGTTATTAGGGTCAGAAGAGCTCCCCAAAAGCCCTTACAACATCATCTAGCATGTATACAGATGATACAGTAACCACAGAGACTTAGGGAATCCACTTGGTATTCTATTAAATTGAAATTATCAAATTAGTAATTTTTTGCATTGGCGTAACTGTCACCCACTCACTACTGAACTCCGACGTGAAAATCATGTCAGATATCTTTAAACTGAATGACTGAGGAAGCTGGGGTGTTGCCTTAGTTTGTGAAAACGGAATGTCTGATGGAGGGACTGCAACTTCCTGTAGATGCAATCACCATCCTGACCATCTTCCTCCTCACAAAGTCTCCTTCATTCTCATATTTGGGTAGGGTACAGGGTGCACTGCTTGGTTGGCTGCATGGTAAACTCACTTCCTGTTGCAACCATGAGTAACACTCAACAGGAGCTTCATATTTCATAAGATAAATAAAACATTACTTCAAAAGGCAATGGTTTCCGTTTTAGCGCAGCATGCAACGTACAGTACATTACAGAAAGGTTCATCACCAACTCAGGCTGCACAAGATAAACTGCAGCCCAGAATTGCCATAGCCACTAAAAGATCATGAAAACAAGAATAGATACCCTGGCAGGCAAGCACACAGTCAGTCCTGGAAGGCTTCTACATGGCTGCTGCCATCTGTCTTCTTTGCCTTATTTGTACATGGAGACGTCGACCAAAGAATGACGTTGCGGCAGGAAGTAGTGATGACACAGACTAAGAGTCCCTGTGGGGAGCCTGCCACAGCTAACTGCCACCCCACTGGGCTTAGAGCACAGGCTGATTACAGCAGATAAGAACTACCACAGGGAATGATCAGTGCACAGACCAAACCTCTCCTTAAATGGTGAGAAGGACAATATGAACATTGTGGTGTGCCAACTGTGCACACAACTAAAGGTGGTCAAAAACAGCAGGCTGCCCATTAGATTAACACATGGCAATTAAATTACAATTTGGTGTACCCATTTAGATTAGTTTGAACCACTTACTGAAGAGAGAAAAGAGCACTTCACCGATCAGGCTCCCACCTTTAGCAACATTAATATTCAGTCTCTTACCGGTCATTTATTCACACTAAGCGGAAGAGACACTGCATCTCTGTTTGAGTTTCAGGTAGGCTACACTTCATGTATGTGAGATTCTTCCATGCAGCCATTTGAAGAGTTAGGCCCTGCTGTGCTGCACCCACAGTCAGATCAGGTtgagactctccctctctgatgagGAGCTCCTATTCTCATTACAATGACAAATCCCATTGCCTGTTCCCCTGGAGCTCAGACCACCACAACAATGGCAGGGGGTCTGGGGGTGACTGCACCCTGCCTCGAAGGAGGAGGCCTTCACCGGGGTTGTCTGTTCAGGCCCAAGGAAACCACACTGAGGCCAGCTCTTCCTTATTAAAAGTATTGAGGGAAGGGTTCAGAGCATCAAGTGCCTGCTTGCACGGGTATTTAATTAAAACTTTCACCCCAGGCTGTGACACACACACGGAGCGAGAGATCACCCAGTGTTCTTACGGTAACGTACACAGTCGTGAAACTTGCCCTAGATGTTGAAAGAAGTCCGTGGCCATTCATTTCAGTTAGTCTCTCAGCGCATCTTATTTTTAGACCGCTGACTTGCATCCCTTtatgagacagagggatggaaaaTAAACAGGAAAGATGCACCGACTACACCAGCCTGTTAAAGGGCCACCCATTCTGAATGTTATATTCAGAAAGGGTGAACATCTCCATGAAAAAAAAATGGCAGACGTTATATACATCCCCCccaaatattttttaaaaatatatttttttactttaaaaatatatatttcgtACATAATGTTCCCACTAGTCTCTTATGACCGTTATACCCTGTACCGGCAGGATAAAACAGCagcatctggtaagacaaggggcggtggAATATGTATTTTtgaaataacagctggtgcacaatatctaaggaagtctcgagctattgtgtatctgaggtagagtatcttatgataagctgtagaccacaccatctgtatttttcatagctgtttacataccaccacagtcagaggctggcactaagacagcattgaatgagctgtattctgtcATAAGCGAACAAgaaaaacgctcacccagaggcagtgCTCCTaatagctggggactttaatgcagggaataccaaatttctatcagcatgttaaatgtgcaaccagagggaaaacaattcagaaagcaggaagcaccagtgactagatcaatatttttttttaagtggtcagatgaagtagatgctaagctacaggactgttttgctagcacggactggaatatgttctggtaTGGAGTAGTACACTACATCAGTCATTGGTTtcctcaataagtgcatcaatgatgtcgtccccacagtgaccacaGTACATACACCAACCTtaagccatagattacaggcaacagcCGCACTAAGCtaaagctgccactttcaaggagttgGACTCTAACCCAGAAAGCTTATATGAAATcatgctatgccctcagatgaaccatcaaacaggcaaagcatcaatacaggactaagactgAATCGTagtacaccggctctgacgctcgtcagatgtggcagggctgtcaaaccattacagactacaaagggaagcacagtcaAGAGCTGCGCAGTGATACAAGCTAAACTAATTTATGCTCGCTGTGAGGCAAAtggcactgaaacatgcatgagagcaccagttgttccagaagactgtgtgatcatgctctccgcagctgatgtgagtaagacctttagacagg
The sequence above is a segment of the Oncorhynchus gorbuscha isolate QuinsamMale2020 ecotype Even-year linkage group LG16, OgorEven_v1.0, whole genome shotgun sequence genome. Coding sequences within it:
- the LOC123999452 gene encoding LIM domain-containing protein 2-like isoform X2, with amino-acid sequence MSFSFKTPREVCSSCEKTVYPMERLVANNLIFHSACFCCKHCNTKLSLGTFAALSGDFYCKPHFQQLFKSKGNYDEGFGRKQHKELWTSKEGENITKTA
- the LOC123999452 gene encoding LIM domain-containing protein 2-like isoform X1, translated to MDNRNAPEDKPVQRSKSFSFKTPREVCSSCEKTVYPMERLVANNLIFHSACFCCKHCNTKLSLGTFAALSGDFYCKPHFQQLFKSKGNYDEGFGRKQHKELWTSKEGENITKTA